Part of the Pseudomonas abietaniphila genome is shown below.
TCCAGGTGTTCTCGCCAAGCCCTGATAGGAGTGGAACCGTCGACGATCTGACTGACGACTTCATGCGGAATAAGATCATTCCCGCCGTGCTGATGGACGTATTCGTCATAAGGAATGACCACGAAGGCAGGTTTACCATCGGGACCGTTGATTATCTGAACGTTATTAGTAGGTGCGCTCATCGCGTTTCTTTATCTCCTGAATACTGACGATTTTGATGCCGCCGTCCCAATCGAACAGGACCCGATAATCGCCCACCCGCAGTCTGTATCCATAAGCGTGATTGGCCAGGTTTTTTACATTGACGACGTTGGGCATTTCTTCCAGTCGGGTGATTGCATCCCTGATCTGAACCTGATGTCGCGAATGCAATTTGAGGAGCTGTTTCACGGCCTTCCTTGTCCATGCGATCCTGTTCATAAGCTCCTATAAGACTTAAATAAGTCTACTGTTGATATTACTTATAGTGAGCCGGCCATGCTAGCGGTCAATCGCACTCAGACCAAGAATCAGGCAGACTCCCCCAACCAATAAAAACATGTCGTGATGTGTATGAATCTTCAATCGCCTCGCTCGAAGGACGT
Proteins encoded:
- a CDS encoding helix-turn-helix domain-containing protein, encoding MSAPTNNVQIINGPDGKPAFVVIPYDEYVHQHGGNDLIPHEVVSQIVDGSTPIRAWREHLDLTQEEVATRLGISQPAYAQQESVARPRKATREKIAKAFGIRPDQLDV
- a CDS encoding type II toxin-antitoxin system RelE family toxin, which gives rise to MNRIAWTRKAVKQLLKLHSRHQVQIRDAITRLEEMPNVVNVKNLANHAYGYRLRVGDYRVLFDWDGGIKIVSIQEIKKRDERTY